GAACCATGCCCTTGGAAGATAGTTTTAACAGGATGATTAAAAGTACTGTCACGTATGGCGGGGTTTTCTCGAGAACCTGTGACTGTCGGCGACGGGAACTTAATTGAATGAAAGTGCAAATccttaaggtaacggacccaatcatggacagtttaaggaaaattttcgtaaatgtaaaaattctaccgctaagcgtgttaaatcttgaatgtcctatccttcttttacatttcaagcgtgttacagaatggatactcctaatagtttcttcatacttaacaaattaaaacaaggtgttttttctccaattattgacggcagttctccagtaatggatcccccattatggacagtgaaataagtttaaaattttacttttaaagccaactgatactcaatgagtcaattttatataccataaatacaattagtttgagttattttaacataggattgtttcttgtaaattttggttttgtaaattgttccttgtccatcataggaggtaggcagtttttcggttccagtaatggacactcgcaaaataacgccatttctttatatctttggagcaacaaactagtatgttttataccttatctcatgcttaatgcagtaagtaaaacgcattcaagtttacaccgagtattatttttttattattttatacatgaactcaactctcttagcaacattactaagaattcttcttgatatttttttcaggtcggttgatgaattttatcttgtcgccaaatccttcagaaataaccgaattaattgaaacttcaaaatgaaacagctctacaactctagtttatggtacatagccgtcagtttttagaaactatttttagatacttatttttaaggatttgtgtttttttgtccataatggcatcaccgtccattatgggctATTTCACCTTAGTGTACCTAATGTCAACAATCCACTCTTCACATTCATCAATCAGCTCCTGCGAATCCCATATATCCGTAACTTCTCGAGAGTTTTCTAGAACCGCGGCGAAGCGCAATGCAATTGAATAAAAGTGCAAATCCAGGGTGCTTGTAATATTTGTAGGTACCTTTAATTACGCCAGAAATAcgtttcgttcatttcattcactAGCTCGTGTGAACATAGTTATATATATCCGTGCCTTCCGCTTACTGCGAAGCATGTCATTGGATTATTTTAACAGGGCTATTAAGAACACTGTCACGTATCGCGGGGTTTTCTCGGGAACCTGTTGGTGTCGGTGACGCGAACGTGATTGAATGAAAGtgtcatttaatttaattcttaGTGTAGCTAATGCTGTGGCAGTAGTTCATCAGTTTCAAGGTTTTGTCGCATTAGTCATTATAGAGCAAATAATACACAACGATCAATATACTTTACAACTATGAACTATGTACTCGCGTTCAAGAAAGAACTAAAGGAACTATACATTTTAAAAGCTAATTTACACAATAAAACATTAAGCTAGTTATACATTTCttatacttaattataattaaattatgacATTTTGAAAGATTAGTGCACCACTATATAGttacttagtgcgttttcacattatccgatccaatatcggaagtaggaaggatttcaaaggaaaaaaatcaaagatggcggcgtaaatgtATGGgctatcggtccgacatccgatatcggatcggatgatgtgaaaacgcactgagtCACTCTATTCTACTCAAATCAGTTTAACTAAGTTTCGACAAACTTTAAAAGATGTTACTAGAATTTTATTCCGCTTTTATCATCAAACTCTTTCAGCAACATAAAATAAAGGAACAGCGAAAACTTCCACACAGAATCGTCGAGATTGCGAGCGAGAGGTGTTCGACGGTCCATTTGCAAGTAACGACCCCATACGTTCTATCTGCGATTCCCATCTCTGCGGTTAGCAGCTTTTATGTCTGGTGTCATTCATGAAGACGTGCGGCTTGACTCGTTGCATCATACAAATTTAGGTAAGTTTTGACAAGTCTGTGCGACATCGCGGATGGCACGAACTTTATGTGTGGAAAAGCGTTTGGCGAGTATGGCGGCTGTCAACAGCATTTGAAGCATTTGGGCTCCCAGAATATCAATTTGATTTGTTATGAGTCATGATACCTATTGATTCTCATCTGAAATAAAAAGTGATGGAGCATTTCCATCATTTTCGTCTTAACTGTTTTATATGACTCATAATAAAGTGCTTAATAATCGCCTTCTTTGCCGATGCCGACTAGCCGCTGACTACGGACAGTGGGCTTTCCCAACTAGTCGGTAGATCGGTAATTGTAACCtcaatcaggggcggctcactccgcgattctatcgccgcgctacaagtacatgtcagcggccgcgagttcgcggcccattcattggcgacgaccttcgcgcggcgcaataaaattcaatgttggctgctcgcgtgcggtgcggttcgtttgttaatgtaggtaagaatttagaatggcggcattttgtgaacatcaaaggagtgagccttctgtacttgtactattatatattctgtgcctcaATGATGTAATAAAAACTATACGAATAGGTGGCTAAGCGTCTCAAGGGCAAGCaatatcaaatcaaatcaagaTTCTTTATGTATGTGCAACTCCCACACTGGCAATgacaatgttatataacatttataacagccagtgtgggagcaccataacaATTCTGATTCTGCGACGAAATGCCACCAAAAGGCCGCAGAAATGTAATCTGGCGCTGtctgacagagccagactgcattgcAGCGGCGTTTgccgtcgcagaaatgtcattcttcTTCGGGGCCAATAGAAATGTTTGTGCTCGATCGAAAGATTGTAGGTATGTAgatacctacaatttttttaaataatttcttcATTGTAAGTATTTGCAGTGATAAACTTAACCACAAACTCAAAACAACGCCTATACCCATGAACTTCCCGTGGTTCTATTTTTGTCGAGTAAGTGGAAAGGGCGAACATGATTAACTCACACGAATGACATTTGAAACGGACACGTGTGTTCAGATTTTACTACCGTAACTATAGAACCAGTACCTATGAATTGGTAATTAAGTACATGGTATTTGAGAAGCCTGAGATTTATAGGAACTCAAGTTGTTACATGTTACCTACTTGAAAATTTTTTCGAAAAGACGCACTAGTGTGGAATTCTGTAAGCATGCTTTTTACTCACTTTCATACTACTTATTGAGAGACTCCATAAACAGTACCTGCCTGGTTCCAATTCCACCCTTTAAGTAGCGTGTTTTTCCTGCAGCCTCTTCGAAATATAGAATGCGACTTGAAGATTacacataataaaattatgatgtCCCCTCAACCAATAACTGCTGTCCTACATAGCATTTCTAGACCAAAGCCCATTTTTAAAGTGTCACAAGCCAATTCTGCTAACAAATTATTCAGATAGCTTCGCAAAAAAACGTCTAGACTAATTAAAGCTTCCGCTACATGTAAATTGTGGGACAAACAAAACTCACTCTCAAGCTCTAAAATCTTAAAACAATCAAGTAGTCCAACCAAAGGCGACCCTATTTGAATCATATTATGGAGTCAAATTAGAATAGCTCACGTTTGTAGTAGACTTTAATCACGGGTAGTACAATGTAAATGGCGGCTCAATACAAGTTGCATGTATTGTTGTTGCAGTTCCATTCAGCTGTCACTGCAGGCCGCGACATTGCAGCGTGAGATGGGAATCTCATTGCAGAACACAGTACTTACTTAGGTAGCTGATAGACCAATGGGAAAGGCTAGGTTATGGTTGTGACAGATTTCTTTCTTTCTCTTTATGAACGCTGGACCTTCACCTAATATCATaaagtacagtgagctgcaaaattgcatggagaaattatgattgaattcattgataaattcgccatgcacttttgcagttcACTGTACAACTAAAAACTGCAATTATGGCAATAGGTACATAATCCCGCCACACCCCGCTATGTCGGGAACGAATGGAACGATGCAGAATACTTTAATAAACCGAGAGCAGCAGCAGAGAATAGTGAGAAACCATCCATTATTAGATAAAACTCGGCTATTTGGAAAAAtatatcataattatagctCCCGTGATCGATGACCCATAGAGTAGGTAAGCATAGAGTTATATGTGGGTTGCCCTAGTAGGTACTTTCAATGGTTTTAAAATTTACATAGTTCCTTGTCCATTTGAAAACACAACCCTATCAATATAGAACCCCTATGGTAGAAATCTCTGGACTTGGATGTATAAGATAACATAGTAATGTCACTCACGGCGTAAttctatgtaggtatagatAGGCATTAGCAGTCTTCATTGACTGGAGTAACTTACAATTAATAATTGACGATATTGTACGGTGTCATTATTAATAGGTACCGTACCATTCATTCACGCAAATCAATTGCAATTCATAATAATCACAGCGCAATTGGTCCCATTGTTCTGGTATTTGCTCGGAGAGTTACAGTACGAACATGTtatgttttgtattattatCATTGAAGATGCATTGAACTTACAACGTACCTTAAGTAAGAGCTCTAAACACTACAATAGTTTGAGCCGTCTTGGTGCAGTCAAAAGTTTTATGCCTATCGCGGAAATCAAAGTTTGCAAATTGCGGGCGGACATCTTCTCTTGCAATCTATTCACGCGTTATTGAATTCATTCAGCAGGATAATTTTATCATAACCGGAACAAAATCGATCCTTTACTTTACTAGACTTTTTTTGGAATGAATAACTTTTGCGCCTACATTATTTTACACTTGCCGCCTTTACGCCCGcagtacaataggctagtttcctactagtcaaatcagcttctttttaagaactgtcaaaacgatatgctaatatggaattattatgaaatactgaggagtgacgtcacggtcaattcatttactttatatctttctctttgacttattaaatagaaattatgtttaaacataaccactgtccatattttcttctaattatgaagtgctttattttgtgcactgccatagatttagaattattgcactgcataaaatattttattttaggtataggaaactagcctattgaccaAACGATTTAAACGATTGAATATACAAATATCGAAATTCTTAAAGCGTTTAATCAATCGACTCAAATAGTCTGAGAAATTGGGAAACGttccaaaataataaaaattaaaactcaaACTAGTCAGTTGTTCCTCAGTTGAACATCGAACGTTATAGTGATAAATAAAAGCATGAAGTAAccgtttttttattgatttactcATAGAATGTATTTTTATGTGCAAATAATCttcatatataaatatttaaactaGTTTATTTAGTGCAGTTTTCGATTTGGAACAGTCTCTTGtttttgacattgacagaacTAGATGCAATGACACATGACATTTTATTTGACACTGACAGGAGATGCGCAGCGCAATCCGCTCAAAGGACTTCGCGGGTAAAATTTACCCACAAATTTACCGATAATAAACTAGAACTTAGAAACATTATTAATAACTTTCAATACTATTTATGAAAAGTTCAGAAAACAAAGATGTTGAACACAACGGACATCGGAATCCAAGAAATAATAAAAGATCTTGTGCCTTCATGCGTAGTGAACGAAATAGCATGTTTCGTACTTTACGACGACCACCCGGCACAGAGAAAGATATGCGATATTACAATATGTACAAAGTATGGAGAAGTTAAAGAATACTATAAGGGTGAAGAAGTATCTTCCCTCTTTCTTGGCAGTGAAATTCAGTTTACGAAGATGAGTATTGTCAGGAATAGCCAAGGACAACTTTTCTACCTGTTAGCGTCACAGAGTGAAGTGATAATTTTATCCAGAAAAGAGGAACTTGcagttcataaaaaaatatcaaacgtCGATTATTACGATGTGAATGATAACGCGTGTAGAGGAGAAGCATGCCTCAAAGTTGTCTTAAAAGATGATGCAGTGCCTTtaatatttgatgataattttgaaaatttagGTGAAAGAGCTGCGGCCTTAAGTGGTATGCATGTTGATGACTCTTTGCCGATACTCACTCAGCTGAAGAGGAAACTCAGTCAGGCTAGATATAGCATACAATGTAATGAGAAGACTCGGGAAGAGTTTAGGGATCTGAGGAAACTTACAGCGTTTACTGCATCAAGGAAACTTCACCCGAACTTGGATGATTCCATGATTAGTGAAAGCTATAATGAGGTATAAtaatttttcaatatttttttgtacagtcagcagcagaagttccgtaactggcaaggtgttcacaatgatcctaacacactcttattgtcttaaaaataagatcatgtcaagttcattttgaacaccttgctcGCTACAggacttctgctgctgactgtacttacatGTAAACTTTGACACAAAATTGCATCACCGTAcaattgttgttgttgttgttgatcgTCCTAGgacaccccataggtgcatagggcttccacaagatccttccacgcctttctatcttgagccaccgccttggcctcgttccaactCAGTCCAAACTCCCGAAACTCGTTCTCTACGCTctgcctccaggtgtgtacggggcgtttgcgggctcgctttcctccttgaggccgccactcaaacgcgatactggcgctgttggtagctcctcttcgaagggtatgaccgatccatctccatttctcCTGAGCCACTTCCTGTGCGATCGGAGGTTGTCGGCATACACTCCACAAATCCTCATTTCTTATGGTCTTCGGCCAGAAGATACGGAGGATCAACCGGAGGGACTTCTTGACAAACAGCTGTAGTTTTTGCATTagcccctttgtcactctccatgtctCACAGCCGAAGAGCAGCACGGACTTGACAATGGATACGAAGAGGGAGATTTTTACGCGGCACGTTTGAATACCAGACAGGCTTGAGTTGAGCAAATGCAGCTTTTGCCTTCCTAATTCTGCTCTCGATGTCCTAGTCTGCACCTCCCTGACACGACAGTGTACTTCCGAGGCATACAAACTTGGAAACTGATTCGCAGGCCCATGGCTTCAGCTTCCACCTGCCACCACCTGCTTCCACCGTACAATTACATTtacaaatttataaataaatatataaataaataaatttacccAATTTCCAGGTACCTGAGCAGCTGATACTCATATCACAGACTCCAAGTGTTGCAGTGTGTAATAAGAATGTAGTGATCACACTGAATGTCATTAATAAAGGTAAACTGTAAGTATCAATATCAATCACCTTTCCTTTTGCAGTAATAGTGTGCATGTTTTTTGTGTACAAATGTATCTTAACTCTCAATATAGccttattcaaataattaatgaatctacggttaaTTAATGGTCCacgaagaggggcctccgaattggcctgAAACATGTctcagcaatagcgatataataacgtgagtacaaccgtagattcattaattatttgaatgtctcacgaaagtttaacgtgtataatagCCTACTCATTAATATGTATTCATAACCATAGTAACTAGTGGTTATTAGATCTATATCTCCATCaaaaaatatagtaataaaAACCATACACttatttacaattaaaacaTCATACATTATGTTAATccaggaatcaaatgaaatgcCCATGCATAAAGAATCCTTTATTTGCATTTTAACACAATTTATGTTGAAATTTTGGATGCAAAGGAGACCTTGCTCCAGTTACAACATAAGGAATCTTAGACATTCAAATGTATACTCTCAGCTTTTTAATTTCCTTCAACATATATTTATACCCAAtcctagtgatgtgcaagttgcagaAACTtcccaaaaaaatcttaaatttattattattattattattattatttcgttttagacaggcagctgatgctggtacgtctaaatcatagttcactttgcacgatttcactacttagataaaaaaaactcttgaaaaattcacgaaactttcacgaaaaataaagggaatttaaattttatagaaagtttccatccatacaattgtccatacaaagtatggaaagtttccgaagttctcctatgtgaaaattttagAATTTCGGAAACTTTCCGTTGGCACATCAGTACCCAACCCTTATATTTTCCAGGCCCCTCCACAACATTGCCATACTTCTCCACTCCAAACAACCTTCAACGGTCTACACCACGCATCTATTCCAACACACAACCATCAGCCCCCACTGGAAAGAAGTTCACAAGCTACAACCGAAACATACAGACAGCTATACTAGCTGTTATTGACTTAGCAGAACTACAATATAGCACAAGTAGATTAGAATTTGATGGAGTGATTTCATAAGAGAGATGGAAAAGATTTCTTGATGCCGTTTGATTCAGTTGTGTTGTCGTATGCTGAGTTTATGGGGACACAGTATGATGTGCTAGCTAATGAAAttagtaagtatttttatgatagataataaataataatcgaAAATCCTTAATATTCATATCTTAGTCACTTTAGCCTATTTGGCCATCATAACAACTTCCTATAAAAGTGGCCCTAAGGCCCAGGGAATCCACGTTCCAATCCCAAACTTTTGATCTTATTCAGAGAAAGAGAACACAAAAATTGTTTTCTccttgaaaataataaaatttagttGTCTTATTCAGAGAAAGAGAACACAAAAATTGTTTTCTccttgaaaataataaaatttagttGTCTAATGGTGGTGGAGCGTCCTTATGTTTTTACCATCATAAAAACaccaacttttttaaattattagtcATCCTTTTTCAGATGAAACCAGCATCCTGCCGGTCCTGGCAACCACGAAAAAGTTAGACCTTTTATTAAGAATAATAGACAACACGTGACCCGGGTAAACCCTATGCGTGGGGGTACCGTCGCTAATGACTCCTACGTTAATGTCATCAAACAGAGATCCAGCAGGGCTGTTGAAAAAGAATCGGAATGGTATGATCCCCAAGAGATATTGTGGCAAATTGAAGTCTCCTAAAATTACAAGAGGGTGTGGGACAGCATTAATCCCATCCGAGTGGGGAGGGATAGAAATTTGAGAGAAAGGGTAACAACGTTTTATCAACAACGCACATCCAGCACGTCTGTCACTACGGTCCTCACGAGGCATGAGAACCCCGGTACTCTAAAAGAGCCCGGGACGTAGCCATGTCTCCGAGATGGCCGCAACGGATACCGCATGGTCGTTGATCAACTGGAGTAAGCTCTGGCTTCTTTGGGATGATACTCCTACTATTCCATTGTAAAAATTTACCTGGTGACCTATTATGAAAGGTCCGGTAGATTGGGGCATACCATTCAGGGCCTGGCCATTGGGGAGCTGTGGTGGGGGAGtacgaacaatattattgtgggCCTTCTCTGTCATAAACCCTCGCCCGGGGCGCCCGAAAGCAGTCTGGGGTCTGCTAATTACTGATACGAGAACTGAGCGGCTGCTCTTAGGACACTGACTGACATGTTCTGTCAACACATGGGAATGGAGTGTGTGGCTGGAGTGAGCAATGTTGTGATACATAAGACATCTCCGTATCATGTGCTGAACAGTGTAATGGTGTTTTTGAAGATGAAAATTCTGTGCGGACACCTATTGTGGTGTATGTCAGGTAAATTGTCCATCATCGTTGGCACCATACTCTCGTGATTTGCTGTCTAGACTGGGGTGTTTGTATAGATGTGGATTAGGTTCAATTGCCAGTACTGGCCACCACGAAAAAGTTAGACCTTTTATTGAGAATAATAGACAACATATCAGAACTGACACTGACTGACATGTTTTGTCAACACATGGGAATGGAGTGTGTGGCTGGAGTGAGCAATGCTGTGATACATAAGACATCTCCGTATCATGTGCTGAACAGTGTAATGGTGGTTTTTGAAGATGAAAATTCTGTGCGGACACCTATTGTGGTGTATGTCAGGTAAATTGGACTTGTGATTATTTTACACGCTTATTGTGTCATGTCCTTTACTTTGAACCTTGTAGTAACATGCAAAGATTGCGAAGGTTGATCCAGGCCGAGTCTGTGCATGTAGTAGTCTAAATTAATATCTTTTGAAATGATCTATGTGAAAATTCTTTTAAATTTGACTCAATTCTTGTTTGAAGGTAGGTATGTGGATCTGAATGTATTGTATATGTTGTATGTACTTAGTATACTCTGTATACTATTGCAGGTGTGAGGTAGGTTTAGACCTAAAAGGCAAAAGGCGCAATTATCCCCTGAGGGCAATACTGCCAAAAAACCCTATGTGTGAGAAAGATGCACAGTATGATTTGAGATAGAGAAAGTGAGAAGATTCAGATTTGGCATATTTTACAAATAATTTTGtgtaagttaaataaaatacctCGGTTTACGCGTAAATTTCTAATTgaacatactttatttttttttcaggtcaTACACCCAAGTGCTGCCACTAATTCACTACATTCACGAAGCCATTCCACACCGCATCATAATAACGCCACCAAACCACAAAATAACAGCCACTGAAGCCACCCTCAGCAAATATAATGAAGAAATCacagaaaagaaagaaaaaataaactataCAAGCTACGCTCCGTCTATGCTACGCCAAACTGCTATGATTTTAGAATATTTAGATAATTGTATAGTCAAAATGAATGAGAACAAAGATGCTAAAGTACAAAGTAAAATAGGGAAAGAAATAGATCTATTTGCCGGAGGAGTAACATCTTTTGTGGACTTTAGAAGCAAGTTGTTAACCGAGTCCAACCAAGGTGCCAAATGTTTGAAATGTGAAGTGAAACCAGTGGATAGTGAGAGCATGTTTTTGGATACTGAGTGAgtgttattttatattatgttgGTTGAATTTCAGATGTattgcgatttttttttcctttgtattttCACGGAAATTGTGTCATGCTATATTAGTCTATTTATGATCTGCACATGTACCCACTTGACTGGCGCGATATCCCAatatgagttttggcctccaacaaaAGCACGCCACCTCTTTGCGCGGTCTTGAGCGGtgtcgcgccagctttcgccaaCTGGccttataataatatgtactcATGTGCAAAAGTGCATaacgaatttatcaatgagcTAGCACGAATCCATTCAATACTGAAGTACTATCAGCGAGAAAATACAAtgagaaattatttatttatttatttaatcgatTGAACAAAAGAAAATTTGCAGAAATCGGACATAATGCTTTAATCATAAACCAGTCAACCTCTTTGCTAAGCAGAGAAATTGAGCGTGCTACAATTCAATCAGTAAAATCAAAAcctgaattcattgataattcCGTTTgccatattttttacatgcaattaagaACAGTTAGCTGATTGACcgttatcaattcgcggattaATACGAACAGTTCGAAAAATACTTCTAGTTTATGTTTATGCActatatttgtaaaatttagAATAGTGTAATTGTACTGTTGATTTTGCATGTAGCCTGTGATATTACATTTAAGAATTATCCTATAGATCTGACTTTGAGTCGGTATTGTTAGTTTTAATAAGTAAATGGAAttttaaaaaactaaaatagtttccaaagttgaaataaaacatgtttgtatttaatcaattttaattattgttcatcactgtttcaaatgaaataaataaaggactTATTTTAAGTgtcttacataaaaaaatacaaaaattgtcTAAAATTCTAATTAGGATTTGTTATACATTAACTTACATTAAATTTTGTCGCAGAATAAAAATGGACCATTatgatattatattatgattgatTTCCTCTTAAAATACATGTAATTACAAATTAGAATACAAAAATATTCTACAATTATAATAACAACAGATTTCATATATTGAGCATTAAATGTTCACATATCCTATAattaacaatattaattaaatgtattttaattaatacaaaaaTTGCTTGTATAATTGTTTTAGTATACTAAGTACCCGGTTTTACCTTTGTTCTCTTTAGCACCATTACATCAGCTTTTTAAGTAAcagaataaaatataataaactgtACAAAACTTAAttcactaaatacaaattaaaatattattgtttaaaCAACCCACAACCGAAAAAATCTATAGTGTATTATTTTAGGCAAAACAATGAGAGAcaaataaaatgtgtattttgtgTGTACATCATTATTGAGCATCTTCAAtacatgggtgaatcaactttttattacctattattgctctggttacggtcccctgagtcacgctggttttatgcaaaattatgcaactttaactatgcaaacatgcatgtTTTTGGTGTTACTCCTTTCCTCCTTAATTTGCCGCTTCAAACATGGACCACGCTTGCAtgatttcagtagcataattttgcataaaaccagtgtgactcaggggaccgtaaccatagcaataacaggcaagaaaaagttgattcacccacataatataatattagtaaaagTAGTTACCACTTTCAATCTGAAGTTAT
This window of the Leguminivora glycinivorella isolate SPB_JAAS2020 chromosome 16, LegGlyc_1.1, whole genome shotgun sequence genome carries:
- the LOC125234763 gene encoding uncharacterized protein LOC125234763 codes for the protein MPFDSVVLSYAEFMGTQYDVLANEINETSILPVLATTKKLDLLLRIIDNISELTLTDMFCQHMGMECVAGVSNAVIHKTSPYHVLNSVMVVFEDENSVRTPIVVYVRSYTQVLPLIHYIHEAIPHRIIITPPNHKITATEATLSKYNEEITEKKEKINYTSYAPSMLRQTAMILEYLDNCIVKMNENKDAKVQSKIGKEIDLFAGGVTSFVDFRSKLLTESNQGAKCLKCEVKPVDSESMFLDTE